AATAAAATCGACCAAATAATTATGGGTAGATTGTAGatatttgaattgaatgaaataATTGAGGCTATGAGTTAGTGCTTTAGGGGAATTATATAAAATGGGCTTTAATTTCTATGTGTTCTTATCTTGTTTGATACTTTATGGATTTAAATAAAGCAATGTTTTAGGTACACACTTCATTAAATATCCTCATTTTTATGGTACATTAcattatcattattaatttcaaattaattcaaCCATCGTGATGTCTACCAAACTTCAccacacaaaatttaaatcatctatatctttttttgtatccatattaaaatttatatttttagaaattacaTTAATACAATAATTATTGGATTTAATTACAatcaataaatacattaataaaatgGTTAAGATACCAATAAatgaaagtaaataatttCACACCTTTTGTAGTAAACTTTGAGTTTCATTTAAGGAAACTTAATTAactttctaaaaatataattaaaaatccaGGGGTAGTTTGGTAAATTCAGGATTTAACGGAGTTTATTTTCTCCGGTCCGGTCCGGTTCGGTCCGGTTCGGTGTATTATCGTACTTACACGTTAGCAATTGGTCATTTTTGACATCAACATTCTCACCCCTCACCTTTTCTGTTTTAACAATCGAATTTTCTCCCAGCGTCGCTGTCTGTCTCTGTTTCTTTTaacaaaatgtattttattttaattaaaaaagggtATGGTATTTTCTTGTATTTTGATTGATATTTGATGCTAATCTCGATTACTGAGAGAAGAGCAGAACCAGATGCTCGAAGAGGAGCGCCAATACAACGATTCGAGCTTCTCTGCAAAGTTTCAGAGCTTTTTGTAGTTCTTTTGTTGCTTTCTTCTTactttccctctctttttcaATGGGTAATTGCCTCGAAAAAGCTTGCTCTAAGGTGGATAACTCCCTCAACTCTTTCCCTAATTCTGGTAATTCCTTTCCCctgtttcattttcattgtCGATTCCATGAACTCCTTgcttttttctccttttctccttctttctcGTGGTGGGTTCGTTTCTTTTGGGGTTATTTTGGATAAACTTTCTGGGAATTTTTGTCTGGGTGTGTTGCGAAATGGGTTTGGTTGAATGAAAGGGTTATAGggattttcttctcctttttcgaCATTTTGTAGCTTGTTCAAATCCGTCTTAAGCTTTAGCTTCCTCTTGCTACCTCCTTTGAACTTTACATTATTGGGTATTGTACTGCGCTTTCGATACTCCCAAATCCATGTGTTTCTTAGCTTTGCAAGTTGAGTGAGTACACTATCCATGGCACTGAGATCTCAGTGCTCTACGTATGAAGCCCATGAAGAATTGTTCTGTATTTAGGGTCAAGTGGATTTCTGTTCAAGTTTAAATTGTTTGTGTAAATTGAACACAATCTATCGTGTCCTGTAAAGTGATAGATGTATGAACTGGCGGGTGAAGATTTCATGtttccattttgaaaattactttTCGAGTAAATTGGTTATTTTATGAATGTAGTCTAAGGGGACATGGAACAATTACTTTTTTAGTCACTATGAGAGTTCTTATTGATCATGAGCCTGATGTGAAATGCACTAGAGATTATGGTATGATGATAAAAATTGGGTGGAACAAACTGGAGTTGGTTTGAAGATCACAATGAGTGGTAAGGGTGTTGCCCGGGAGGCTGATAGATGTTGGCTGTCGGACGATGGCGATGGTGTTCTGGAAGAGTCTGCTACTATCTCCCTTGTTTATCTGTATTAGATAGACATAGGGTCGGGTTCGATATACAGAGTTCCATTCCAAAACCGACTGACAACGAGAAGAGTAACCCACGTATATCTTATATCGATAGTGAGGTCTCTTCATTTTTGTGATATGAAATCTTCAAGATGTCCCCATAAGATGGTGCCTTTTCGGGTTCACCATTCTTACGTCGGATCCCAATTTTTTGGACCGAATACCCGCTTAGGCTTTATGTGCTCTAATACCTTATTCGATAAACATGAGGTTCCATCTTTAAGTTATAGTAAGCTGTGGaattttggagaaatcttATAGAAGTTTTGGCTTGTGGCCAAGTGTAAAAGACAGGATTTGCTCAAGGGATCTATGTGCTCGTTAATGAACCAGCTGAAATATTGTTCTTTGAACTTCTATATCAATTGCTGCCTGTCAGCTAAATAGGATTAGTTTAGTTTCCCGTGCGCATACTGCACATACTTCACTATTCAGTCATTGTAATCGTTGTCGCTCTTATCCCGTGcagaagaaccaaaaaaacataataggAAAGGTCATTCATCTGCTTCTTTGAGAGCTCCATCTCTTGGCGGGAGTACGCCATCTAGAGGTCTTCAAGCTCATAGATCCGAAGGTGAAATATTGCTGTCTCCAAATCTGAAAGCCTTCACATACAGTGAGCTTAGGAATGCTACTAAAAACTTCCGCCCTGACAGTCTAATTGGAGAAGGAGGGTTTGGTCATGTTTACAAAGGATGGATTGATGAACACACACTAGAAGCTGTGAGACCTGGAGCTGGAATGGTTGTTGCAGTGAAGAAGCTTAAACCTGAAGGCTTTCAAGGACACAAGGAATGGCTGGTACTTTGCTCTTTATTTTTACACGTCCTCGTAATCTTTCTGGCTCGATTTGCTTTATAAATCAGGTTGCTATTGATTGCAGTCCGAAGTTAACTACCTCGGTCAGCTTCATCATCCGAATCTGGTTAAACTAATCGGGTTCTGCCTTGATGGGGACAGCCGACTTTTAGTCTACGAGTATATGTCCAAAGGCAGCCTCGAAAATCATCTATTTAGAAGTAAGTAATGTTTTGGCCAACTCTAACTGTAACCCTGCTGCAATCATTAACCTTTTTGTGGCAATGTTTTTACTCATTAAGTAGGTTCTAAACCTCTGTTCTTGAATGTGCAATGGCATTGGCAGGGGGTGCGCGACCACTTTCATGGGCAATAAGGATCAAAGTTGCTATCGGTGCTGCTCGAGGGCTTTCCTTTCTGCATGACTCGGAAGAACCAGTTATCTATCGCGATTTCAAAGCATCGAACATCCTTTTAGATTCAGTATGTCATTTAAGTGCATCATGGCAAAGAGTTCTGTTACACCTTTATTTCGTTGCCATTCCCTCTAAGTTCATCTGTCTGTACACAGGAATTCAATGCAAAACTTTCAGATTTTGGTTTGGCAAAAGCAGGCCCAACTGGTGATCGGACTCATGTGTCCA
This genomic interval from Cucurbita pepo subsp. pepo cultivar mu-cu-16 chromosome LG20, ASM280686v2, whole genome shotgun sequence contains the following:
- the LOC111783134 gene encoding probable serine/threonine-protein kinase PBL3 isoform X1, which produces MGNCLEKACSKVDNSLNSFPNSEEPKKHNRKGHSSASLRAPSLGGSTPSRGLQAHRSEGEILLSPNLKAFTYSELRNATKNFRPDSLIGEGGFGHVYKGWIDEHTLEAVRPGAGMVVAVKKLKPEGFQGHKEWLSEVNYLGQLHHPNLVKLIGFCLDGDSRLLVYEYMSKGSLENHLFRRGARPLSWAIRIKVAIGAARGLSFLHDSEEPVIYRDFKASNILLDSEFNAKLSDFGLAKAGPTGDRTHVSTQVMGTQGYAAPEYIATGRLTAKCDVYSFGVVLLELLSGRRAVDKTKVGIEQNLVEWAKPYLADKRKLFRIMDTKLEGQYPQKAAYMTTVLALQCIREAKLRPQMSEVLSSLEELPLVKHVDNQRLNSPGPKSPLRHTPKASSPLPSK